In Desulfovibrio sp. JC022, the genomic window GAAAGCATCACCCCATTAATGGTTATCCGCTCACGGGGAGTAACAAAATGAGGAGAAGTAAATGTCCCGACTTTAAGCCCGTGTTCGCAGCCGATGGAGGTTAAATAGGATGAGGTGGAACCTTTTCCGTTGGTACCCACCACATGAATAACCGGAAAGCAGGATTTACCGCCCCAATTACGCACAAACTCTTCCATTCTGCCGAGACTCAGATCCATATGAAAAAGGCCCAGATCATCCAAATAAGTACTAAAATCTATAAAATTTTTAAATTTCAAAACATTTTCCTGTTTTTTTACTTGACCGTCGAGTAAGGTTTGTATAGATATCCATTTCTCGAGCGGGGCAGTAGCTCAGTTGGATAGAGCAACGGCCTTCTAAGCCGTTGGCCGAGGGTTCGAATCCTTCCTGCCCCGCCATGATATTTCAAGGGTTTATCTTCTTCGGAAGGTAAACCCTTTTCTTTTTGGTTTTCCTTCCCCCACACTATCCCCCACAGTTGGGATGAAAATTGATGCAAATCCATAAAAAAGCCCTCGTTCGTTTGAGGGCTGGAAATACACGGCTACCTGACAGAGTTCAAGGGTAAAACTTTTCCTTGTTCGATGCACAGGCCTGTTCTCTTGCGAAGCTTTTTATAGTAATTCAATTCGTCTTGAATTTCATATTCGTCATATCCATCACTTATTAATTCACACAATTTTTTTTCCTTAACTTTAACCCCAAACCAATCTTGCAAACATAATTTTTTACATGCATCTAAAAATGAAAACTTATCTTTCTCCGGTACAAAATTTATTTCGTCCCATAGAAACAATCCGATCATACGAGCTCTATTCTCAGACCGATATTTCGCATGCTCACCATTCTGCCTAACAACTCGCCCCCTCTTTGCTCCTTCAAATGCTTCTTCTGCAAAGGTCTTGACGGGCTTAAAGCACTGATTTCCCCTTAATATTCCTGAATAGAACTCCCTTTCAGGGAATACCTCATTAGAAATCAAAATATTGTTAATTAAATTTGAATCCGCTAAAGAAAACAATTCGTATGGATATAAACCGTATTTCTCCACAAGCTCAAAACAAAACACTGAATCTATAGTATAATTTTTCCAGCCTAGATTAACATTTTCTGCTATAGCCATAAAATAAGGAGCTGAACCATCATCATGAAGCCCCCTTGCTAAACCAACATACTCAACTTGATGTGAACAAAAAACTTTAAATTTACAACACGCCCCTCCGCACCCCATATCCTTGAAGACAAAAGGCCAATCTCCATAATTATCCCTTTTACTCTTTCTCCATAAACATTTACCACATGGGGTTAAAATTGAATTATCCAATAACTTAAAGGTCTTATTCATTTCCTCAAATAATCGCTGAACTTTCTTGGCATATTCATTGTCCGCTGAAATATCTTGAATAAATCTCCTCTTAGTATATTCATATCCCCAAAAATTAATTTCAGCTTCTTTCTTTAAAAAAATATTTATCTTGGATTGTACATCAAAAACGCTTTCTATAGCCTTACGAAGCGACACTATCAATTTATTAACTTCTCGCTTTGCAGCTTTCCCCTTAACAAAACTCTGACCATTTAAATTTTTAATATCTCCACCAAGTAATAAATCTAAAAATATCATACACTCTGGAGATTCATGAAACTTGGCATCTTCCTCATTAATTAAGACTTCTAGCCCATCATCCACATGCCACCTACGCACTTGATTCTGTGTCAAAGCTAAATATGCGAAAGAAAGACAGAACTGTTCATCATCACTAAATTCAGTACGAACTTCGCCGAAAAATTCAATTCCACCTGACTTATAATATTTGCGTATTATTCCTATAAACTTTCTGACCTTACGAATATCTTCAGATGAAAAAAACTGTACGGCTTCCAGCTTCCGCATGACGGCATCCGTACCAATAGCCTTTCCGTCCTTTAGAAAGCTCCCCCCCATCAAGTGGTACAACGCATCTCGCCTGCCTCTCGTATAAGTTTTTTTTGACGGCCCAAATCTCACTATTTACCCTTATATCAAATGGTTAAGTATAAAATAATTATTTTTGAATTTAATCAATTTATACATGAATTTTGAATTCGCCTAGAAAAGTCCCATGCGCAAATAAAAACCATGAAGGTCGACCTTCCCCATGAGGAAAGCATGGAAACAGAACATTACATTACTGAACAGCAGGTTGCAAAGATAACGGCTCTATCGCTCTCGAAGCTCAGAAGCGACCGCCATCTCTGCAAAGGGCTTCCTTACCACAAGGTCGGACGCACCGTCCGCTACAAGGTAAGCGACATCGAAAAATTCATGGCAGACTGTCGTGTTGAGCCTATCGCACACAGCTAGCAGGTAAGAACAGCACCCTGCCTTTCACACAGACCGGTTCAGGGAATGGTAGAAATTTTACCATTCCTTTGCCGCAACCCTAAAATAGGATGACATATGCCCAAAAGAGAATTCACGGGAAAATATATTAATTTTGTTGGCCAACACAACATAACCGACATCTGCACACCGTCCCCAAAAGACAAGTTAGCCGTGCTTGAATTATACTGCGAGCTTACCTGTATGCGGAATACCCCGCTAGAAAAGCTAGGGATACATGCACGGAAAGCGGAATTTTCCTGCTTCGATCTCAATGCCCATTCTATGCAGGCACCTGAGTTCAAATTCACAACCACTAATCTTGGTCCGTATTCAATGATATACTGGAATTTTGGGTGTGACGAAGATCATTCCCGCAACCATGGTTGGGTAAATATGTATGCCCGATCTCACAACATATCTATTAAAAAGACAATCCGGGAAATAGCTGACACTTTCCAGATCGACATCCACAATCCGCACCTTGCACAGATGGAAAAATCTTGGAAAATGAAACAATGCACGCATTCAAAGTCCACATCCTGTAAAGAGCATTTCAAGCTCCCCCTTGTAAAGCTGGGGTGGAAACTTCTCAAAACCTTCGATTTCAAAGGGCCTCAAGGCTTCCCTCTGTTTAAGGTTGCAGAACTCAAAACCCCGAACAGAAAAAACGTATTGCTCCCGTTAACCTACTGGAAATCAGATAAACAGCGTTATTCTCCCAAACAGAGCTCTCGCCATCTTAAACCTTGGCCTGAGCTTAACTTCGGGTGCTATGCAAAGCCATACCCCTTATCAGGGCAGGATCTTATGGAAAAATTCCCTGATGCAAAAATAATTATCACCGAGGACTTAGCACTGGCTTTTGCCCTGAATGACAAGTTCCTTACCGCCGAAGACCCCGAATATATCGCAACAACGTGGTTTGGCGGCAAGGAAGCTTTGAACGAAGTCGACTATTCCCCACTGGAAGATCGTGAGGTCATATACCAGCCCAGAGCTGACCACGTCAGTTACTTGAACGCGGAAAAGATCAAAAAGAAGTGCCAGAACGAAGAATGCGCCTCTTTCGAAATATCCAAGGCGGTATTGTTTATGGAGGATTTTCTGAACCAGATCACTAAAGACCAGCTTGCGGTAGTTAGCGACCCGTTTGAAAGTTTTCTAATCGACTACGGCCAGAACATTTTAAAGACGCCTTCCGCAAATCTTGCTGTGGCTCTTGATCATGGCTGGCAGATAAGGGAGTACCAAAAGTGGCTGTGCGAGGTCGGGTTGAAAACCGAAAAGAAAACAGATGAAGTAGGTGCTGAACAGCTCTTTAAATCTAGCCAATGCCCTGTAAAACCCAGCACCGCAAGCAATAGCGGCCATAAGACTCTGGACGCTTTAATAAGCCCGGAAAATATCACTCTTGCTGTTGGGGAGACAGACAGCGGCAAAAGCTTATACGCTTTGAGTTTAGCTGTAGCAATCAACAATGGAATCAGCATGTTTGATTTTAATGTCAACAAACAACGAGCTATCTATTACATGGATGCGGAAAACTCCGCTCAGAGGTTAGAAGAGCGTATGCTTCAAATCTTAAATGCTTATAACGTCAAAACCCCCAACGACGAATTCCATACTTTCTCTGGCGTAGACGACCAGAACAACCATGAACATGGTGACATGGATCTTCTAAATAAAGAATGGCAAAGCACACTGCTATCAATCTTGCCGCATGGGTGTGTTTTGATTGTTGACAACCTGCTGACTCTGGCGAAAAGAGCTTCTACCCACCAAAACAGTTTTGAAGAATTGGTACAATTTTTCCGTGAACTGGGCAGAAGAGATATAAGCACAATACTCATTCACCATAATGGAAAATCAGGAAAAGAACTCGGAACCTCTGCTGCAAAATCTCTGTGCCATAATGTCATTACCATGCATAAACGCAACCAAAAATCCCTAAGTCCGGGAACAAACATGGAAGTGACCTTTGCCAAATGCAAAAGCTACCCTGAACTGACTGACCAGTCTTTTTACGCACACTTGCCTTATGACACAAATAATCCACTAAATGGTAAGCCGTGGGTTTACAACTCTGCCGAAAACGGCCCCCAAGCTGAGGCCAAAAACGATGCATCCAAAATGCCTCCGGGATTGTCCGAATTGGAGCAATCTATTATTATGGTTTTGAAGCAAAGCGATGTACCTCTCA contains:
- a CDS encoding AAA family ATPase; protein product: MEKFPDAKIIITEDLALAFALNDKFLTAEDPEYIATTWFGGKEALNEVDYSPLEDREVIYQPRADHVSYLNAEKIKKKCQNEECASFEISKAVLFMEDFLNQITKDQLAVVSDPFESFLIDYGQNILKTPSANLAVALDHGWQIREYQKWLCEVGLKTEKKTDEVGAEQLFKSSQCPVKPSTASNSGHKTLDALISPENITLAVGETDSGKSLYALSLAVAINNGISMFDFNVNKQRAIYYMDAENSAQRLEERMLQILNAYNVKTPNDEFHTFSGVDDQNNHEHGDMDLLNKEWQSTLLSILPHGCVLIVDNLLTLAKRASTHQNSFEELVQFFRELGRRDISTILIHHNGKSGKELGTSAAKSLCHNVITMHKRNQKSLSPGTNMEVTFAKCKSYPELTDQSFYAHLPYDTNNPLNGKPWVYNSAENGPQAEAKNDASKMPPGLSELEQSIIMVLKQSDVPLKRAAIAKEIDCKSDKLKNPLKRLAESKLIEEHGETPQGRKYSANG
- a CDS encoding helix-turn-helix domain-containing protein codes for the protein METEHYITEQQVAKITALSLSKLRSDRHLCKGLPYHKVGRTVRYKVSDIEKFMADCRVEPIAHS